A genomic window from Anthocerotibacter panamensis C109 includes:
- the glyS gene encoding glycine--tRNA ligase subunit beta has product MVNFLLEVGTEELPASFIVQALPQWEEKVRQSLTEQGLSYQEAHFWATPRRLAMVLKGLPDAQADRVDQVKGPAAASAYDAAGSPTKALQGFMRAKGVTPADLRSQATEKGDFIFAQVATQGRTTGALLQDLVPGWITGLEGKRLMRWADGSLRFSRPIRWLVSLLDGQVLPVALEGLQSGATSYGHRVLHPQPLTLTGADTYETELKAAFVWVDPTSRYAHIEALLRQAAQELGAEPEIPADLLTEVNYLVEWPTVVVGSFEADFLTLPPPVIKTEMMSHQRYFPVHQPSQPSALLPYFLSVSNGDPRHSPLIARGNSRVLSARLWDGRFFYNEDRKKRLEDFLANLEAVTFQEKLGSMAERVERIVQVSAWLADHLGFSEAEKLLIVKTTRLSKADLTTQMVKEFPELQGIMGYYYAMADEEDPLIARGIEEHYLPRFAGDGLPTTTTGQIAALADKAELVASMFSIDKIPTGSSDPFGLRRAVLGIIQIIWENKFELSLWTLFAQAGKKLVHAQANLGALKKFYQQRLEIFLIEQAKIDYDLVAAVVDPSILEGVEVAESSLTSIMRRAYLLQKLRQDGTLAEIYETVTRVSRLGAGSGLSPMDLDPRRLVSPNHFQTPVEKTLFDVACNSSEVIALDNSSGSSDKFAEVDLTKLVEHIKDTVEPVTQFFIDVLVMAEDPDLRTNRLNVLGVLRNQYRLLADFSKVVMGGQ; this is encoded by the coding sequence ATGGTTAATTTTTTGCTTGAAGTAGGCACCGAGGAACTGCCCGCCAGTTTTATCGTTCAGGCCCTGCCTCAATGGGAGGAAAAAGTCCGCCAATCCCTGACCGAGCAGGGGTTGAGCTATCAGGAGGCGCACTTTTGGGCCACGCCCCGCCGTTTGGCGATGGTGCTCAAAGGGCTCCCCGACGCTCAGGCTGACCGGGTGGATCAGGTCAAGGGACCGGCGGCAGCCAGCGCCTATGATGCAGCGGGCAGCCCGACCAAGGCACTCCAAGGCTTTATGCGGGCGAAGGGTGTGACCCCGGCGGACCTGAGGAGCCAGGCGACGGAAAAGGGAGATTTTATATTTGCTCAGGTGGCGACCCAAGGCCGGACCACGGGTGCGCTGTTGCAGGATTTGGTTCCGGGGTGGATCACGGGGCTGGAGGGCAAGCGGCTCATGCGTTGGGCCGATGGCTCCCTGCGCTTTAGCCGTCCGATTCGCTGGTTAGTGAGTCTCTTGGATGGGCAGGTATTGCCGGTTGCGCTAGAGGGACTCCAGAGCGGAGCGACCAGCTACGGCCACCGAGTTCTTCATCCCCAACCGCTTACCTTGACCGGAGCGGACACCTATGAGACCGAACTCAAGGCGGCTTTTGTCTGGGTGGACCCGACCAGCCGCTACGCCCATATCGAAGCTTTGTTGCGTCAAGCGGCGCAGGAATTAGGCGCTGAACCAGAGATCCCTGCGGATCTGCTCACAGAAGTGAACTATCTGGTCGAGTGGCCGACAGTCGTGGTGGGGAGCTTTGAGGCGGACTTTTTGACCCTACCGCCGCCCGTGATCAAGACCGAGATGATGAGCCACCAGCGCTATTTCCCCGTCCATCAACCCAGCCAGCCATCAGCCCTCCTCCCCTATTTCTTGAGTGTGAGTAATGGCGATCCTCGCCATAGTCCCCTCATCGCTCGGGGCAACAGCCGGGTCTTGAGCGCGCGGTTGTGGGATGGGCGCTTTTTTTATAACGAGGACCGCAAAAAGCGGCTGGAAGACTTTTTAGCCAACCTGGAGGCGGTCACGTTCCAGGAGAAGTTGGGGAGTATGGCAGAACGGGTCGAGCGTATCGTCCAAGTGTCCGCTTGGTTAGCCGATCACTTGGGCTTTTCTGAAGCCGAGAAGCTCCTCATCGTCAAGACTACCCGCCTCTCCAAAGCTGACCTTACGACGCAAATGGTCAAGGAATTCCCAGAACTCCAAGGCATTATGGGCTACTACTACGCCATGGCAGACGAGGAAGATCCGCTCATCGCCCGAGGCATCGAAGAGCATTACCTGCCGCGCTTCGCTGGGGATGGATTGCCCACCACAACTACCGGACAGATCGCAGCCCTGGCGGATAAAGCGGAATTGGTCGCGAGTATGTTCAGCATCGACAAGATCCCCACAGGTTCTTCGGACCCCTTCGGGTTGCGACGGGCGGTCTTGGGTATTATTCAGATCATCTGGGAGAATAAGTTCGAGCTGAGTCTATGGACGTTATTTGCACAGGCGGGTAAGAAGCTTGTGCATGCTCAAGCAAATCTTGGTGCCCTGAAGAAATTTTATCAGCAGCGGCTGGAGATCTTTTTGATAGAACAGGCAAAAATCGACTATGATTTGGTCGCTGCTGTGGTCGATCCCTCGATTTTGGAAGGGGTGGAAGTGGCAGAAAGTAGCTTGACTAGCATCATGAGACGGGCCTATCTTTTGCAAAAATTGCGACAGGATGGAACCCTGGCTGAGATCTATGAAACAGTGACGCGTGTCTCCCGCCTTGGTGCCGGTTCTGGCCTCAGTCCCATGGATCTCGACCCCAGACGCTTGGTCAGCCCTAACCACTTCCAGACCCCAGTCGAGAAAACCCTGTTCGATGTTGCCTGCAACTCCAGCGAGGTTATTGCGTTGGATAATAGTTCTGGCTCTTCAGATAAATTCGCTGAAGTAGACTTAACAAAACTCGTTGAGCACATCAAGGACACAGTAGAACCTGTTACCCAGTTTTTTATTGATGTGTTGGTGATGGCTGAAGATCCTGATTTGCGTACCAATCGTTTGAACGTACTGGGAGTCCTGCGCAATCAATATCGCCTCCTGGCTGATTTCAGCAAAGTTGTGATGGGGGGCCAATAG
- a CDS encoding DUF3531 family protein: protein MEVEFKKAVWSKLWIYLEFTTAPNEAEQQYIQQLFESWYTLGLLGGFNATATPIQNSEVEDLSHLEYPAHQERLPSLMHNMGEVEFQQHWARCWFDLGTADALALDILINALDTLSHEYASLKRVIVGGNPETARDGYGN, encoded by the coding sequence ATGGAAGTCGAATTTAAAAAAGCAGTCTGGTCGAAGTTATGGATTTATTTGGAGTTCACCACCGCGCCCAATGAAGCGGAACAGCAGTACATTCAACAACTTTTTGAGAGTTGGTACACGCTGGGGCTGCTTGGAGGATTTAACGCCACTGCGACGCCGATACAGAACTCCGAAGTTGAAGACCTGAGCCATTTGGAATATCCTGCCCATCAAGAGCGGCTGCCTTCTCTGATGCACAATATGGGCGAGGTCGAATTTCAGCAACATTGGGCGCGGTGCTGGTTTGACCTGGGCACCGCAGATGCCCTTGCTCTCGATATCCTCATCAATGCCCTCGACACGCTCTCCCACGAGTACGCCTCCCTCAAGCGGGTCATCGTCGGCGGGAATCCCGAAACGGCTCGAGACGGCTACGGAAATTGA
- a CDS encoding GNAT family N-acetyltransferase, producing MLTLRPAAPHDIPLILAFIRELATYERLAHEVKATEELLQESLFAAPSTVEVILAFYGEEPAGFAVVFPNFSTFLGRPGLYLEDLYVRPHLRGCGIGRALLTHLARLTQERGYGRLEWAALNWNEPALAFYRHLGATPLDDWIGFRLTGEALAQLAQAE from the coding sequence ATGCTCACGCTACGTCCGGCGGCTCCCCACGATATTCCCCTCATCCTGGCTTTTATCCGAGAATTGGCTACCTATGAGCGGCTGGCTCACGAGGTGAAAGCGACCGAAGAACTGCTCCAGGAATCTTTATTTGCAGCGCCATCCACGGTTGAAGTGATTCTGGCTTTTTATGGTGAAGAGCCTGCTGGTTTTGCGGTGGTCTTCCCCAATTTCTCTACTTTTCTGGGTCGCCCTGGTCTCTATCTGGAAGACCTCTACGTGCGCCCCCACCTCCGGGGCTGTGGCATCGGGCGGGCGCTCCTCACCCATCTAGCCCGTTTGACCCAAGAACGCGGCTATGGGCGGCTGGAGTGGGCAGCGCTGAATTGGAATGAGCCCGCCCTTGCCTTTTATCGACACCTGGGCGCGACGCCCCTGGATGACTGGATAGGTTTTCGGCTCACGGGGGAGGCATTGGCGCAACTTGCCCAAGCAGAATAG
- the prmC gene encoding peptide chain release factor N(5)-glutamine methyltransferase, which produces MANPEPALGQRLGAWWQEARTQAQTCNIERAEVDYLVRWVTGRDRLDLLQSRGEAVDSTTLQTLDDLWRQRVQYGIPVQYLTGVLLWRNFVLHVRSGVLIPRPETELLVDEVLAELAGTPVATVVDVGTGSGCLALALAQALRHARVLAVDCSSICLEVARQNAHRLGLGVTFLEGSWLEPVQEPVDVIVSNPPYIPSAQVATLEPEVRDHEPQLALDGGPDGLQAFRELAHQAPRVLRSGGLWAVEVMQGQAVAVVALLAQTGWYQDIVTRPDLEGNERFVLARLRHRDGFNGYDKIQF; this is translated from the coding sequence ATGGCAAACCCTGAACCCGCTTTAGGTCAACGGCTCGGCGCTTGGTGGCAAGAGGCGCGGACCCAGGCGCAGACCTGTAACATTGAGCGAGCGGAAGTGGACTATCTCGTGCGCTGGGTGACGGGGCGGGACCGACTGGATTTGCTCCAGAGCCGGGGGGAGGCCGTGGACAGCACGACCCTCCAGACCCTGGACGACCTCTGGCGACAGCGTGTCCAATATGGCATCCCGGTGCAGTACCTGACAGGAGTGCTCCTCTGGCGAAATTTTGTGCTCCACGTCCGTTCAGGCGTCCTTATTCCGCGCCCGGAGACAGAACTGCTGGTGGACGAGGTGTTGGCGGAACTGGCAGGAACGCCTGTCGCCACTGTGGTCGATGTCGGAACCGGCAGTGGTTGTCTGGCTTTGGCTCTAGCCCAAGCCCTTCGCCACGCACGGGTTCTGGCTGTGGACTGCTCCTCTATTTGTCTGGAGGTCGCCCGTCAGAATGCTCACCGTCTGGGGCTGGGAGTGACGTTTCTGGAGGGTTCCTGGCTAGAGCCCGTTCAAGAGCCGGTCGATGTCATCGTCTCTAATCCCCCCTATATCCCTTCTGCTCAAGTGGCGACTCTGGAGCCTGAGGTCCGCGACCATGAGCCCCAACTCGCCCTTGACGGCGGTCCTGATGGGCTACAAGCGTTTCGTGAACTAGCGCATCAGGCTCCTCGTGTACTTAGATCCGGTGGGCTGTGGGCGGTGGAAGTCATGCAGGGGCAGGCTGTAGCGGTGGTTGCGCTTTTGGCCCAGACAGGCTGGTATCAAGATATCGTCACCCGGCCCGATTTGGAGGGCAATGAGCGGTTTGTGCTAGCGCGGCTGCGGCATCGCGACGGATTCAATGGCTACGATAAAATTCAGTTCTGA
- a CDS encoding Tic22 family protein, which yields MMRRIVCGAVALLLTLTTPVKALTDRQIIDKLNTIPAFAIVTKEGNPLVGRIKTDKEDVGVIVVFIDGTLARKSFDDFKKNAPPDVSKLYQVVPISLGEAFEAARKEGQNKDSKIRYSFQAAPETVQSALAKAQKVDANLKEFPGLPVFYLGRGTEPLTFTRGMFLPGKDGKPIVYPRITEPLLPFFFKEKDVDDLYTQLKEVQPDLASKASVQVMSLFRVLDLMLDPKNERLGQAVNFVADEDALKYVDTIQKALPPNFLKDAPKPAAPDGKP from the coding sequence ATGATGAGACGTATTGTGTGTGGCGCTGTCGCCCTGTTGTTGACCCTGACCACGCCGGTTAAAGCCCTAACCGACAGGCAAATTATCGACAAATTGAACACGATTCCTGCTTTCGCCATTGTCACTAAAGAGGGCAATCCCCTCGTCGGGCGGATCAAGACTGACAAAGAAGATGTGGGAGTGATCGTCGTATTCATCGACGGTACCCTGGCCCGTAAAAGCTTTGATGATTTCAAAAAAAACGCCCCGCCCGATGTGAGCAAGCTCTATCAAGTCGTCCCCATCAGCTTGGGTGAGGCTTTTGAAGCTGCGCGCAAAGAAGGCCAGAATAAGGACAGCAAAATCCGCTACTCGTTTCAGGCTGCTCCTGAGACGGTGCAATCAGCCCTCGCCAAGGCGCAGAAGGTCGATGCAAATCTCAAGGAATTTCCGGGACTCCCGGTCTTTTACCTAGGGCGCGGGACCGAGCCCTTGACCTTTACCCGCGGGATGTTCTTGCCGGGTAAAGATGGCAAACCAATCGTTTACCCCCGGATCACTGAGCCACTCTTACCCTTTTTCTTCAAGGAGAAAGACGTGGACGACTTGTATACCCAACTCAAAGAAGTCCAACCGGACCTAGCCAGCAAAGCTAGTGTCCAAGTGATGAGCCTCTTCCGGGTGCTTGACTTGATGCTCGATCCCAAAAATGAACGCCTAGGTCAGGCCGTCAATTTTGTAGCAGACGAGGATGCCTTGAAATATGTAGACACGATCCAAAAAGCCCTGCCGCCCAATTTCCTCAAGGATGCCCCCAAGCCCGCAGCCCCCGATGGCAAACCCTGA
- a CDS encoding Tic22 family protein, whose product MRPVWYGLAAAALITTIAPAQALTEKQISEKLKNIPVFVVINTETREPIVVTLPEKEGKPAIRLVNFFLNPTEAKQFLGRIQEKDKTVGAKTEVRVSSLALAYAAFQSQRKEKKVEIVVAPADDEVKQAREILKRAQQDPSKFVGIPLFFPAQKKEGKISPLTLQVPGDKGSKRDVTPMYFDYSIIAQQLEQARKKDQSITSAYVELSTLDQMVELLSKGDESLSQSIELVPAKDALEAAPTYKFFPEASGKPAAKP is encoded by the coding sequence ATGCGACCTGTCTGGTACGGCCTCGCTGCCGCTGCGCTGATTACGACCATTGCCCCCGCTCAAGCGCTCACGGAGAAGCAGATTTCCGAGAAGCTGAAGAACATTCCCGTCTTTGTGGTGATCAACACAGAGACCCGTGAGCCCATCGTCGTCACCCTGCCCGAAAAAGAAGGCAAGCCCGCCATCCGCCTCGTCAACTTCTTTCTCAATCCCACCGAAGCCAAACAATTCCTAGGCCGGATTCAAGAAAAAGACAAGACGGTAGGAGCCAAAACCGAAGTCCGGGTCAGCTCCCTAGCCCTAGCCTATGCAGCCTTTCAGAGCCAACGAAAAGAAAAGAAAGTCGAAATCGTCGTCGCGCCCGCTGACGACGAAGTGAAACAAGCCCGCGAGATCCTCAAGCGCGCTCAGCAAGACCCATCCAAATTTGTAGGCATCCCCCTGTTCTTTCCCGCTCAGAAAAAAGAAGGCAAAATCAGCCCGCTCACCCTCCAAGTTCCCGGCGATAAAGGCAGCAAACGCGATGTGACCCCGATGTACTTCGACTACAGCATCATTGCCCAGCAGTTAGAGCAAGCCCGGAAAAAAGACCAAAGTATCACCAGTGCCTATGTGGAACTGAGCACGCTCGACCAAATGGTGGAACTGCTCAGCAAAGGGGATGAATCCCTATCCCAATCCATCGAATTGGTACCCGCTAAAGACGCTCTTGAAGCCGCTCCGACCTATAAGTTCTTCCCCGAAGCCTCGGGCAAACCAGCCGCTAAACCCTAA
- a CDS encoding NAD-dependent succinate-semialdehyde dehydrogenase yields MARPIATVNPATGETVKTFTPLTPPEIEAKLTLAHQTFLDFRQTPLPQRAQRLHRAADLLEQNRTQYAHLITLEMGKTLRSAVAEVEKSAAGCRFYAEHAQAFLADVPAPLPGRAFVRYQPLGPILAVMPWNFPFWQVFRFAAPALMAGNVGLLKHASNVPQCALAIEAIFREAGFPPGAFQTLLIGAEQVAQVVADDRIQAATLTGSEPAGRNLARLAGDHLKKTVLELGGSDPFIVLPSADLEAALRWAVIARTMNNGQSCIAAKRFILSEAIADTFIEGMAERFRGLKVGDPMDPNTDLGPLATPEILEALDQQVQDSVRAGARLVVGGYRWPDRPGNFYPPTVLTDIPPTNRAYHEELFGPVAAVFRVKNLEEAIQLANDTNFGLGASAWTCDPDEQERLIEHLEAGSVFINGIVKSDLRLPFGGIKHSGYGRELSIQGIHEFVNVKTVWVQ; encoded by the coding sequence ATGGCAAGACCTATCGCAACCGTGAACCCAGCCACAGGGGAGACCGTAAAAACATTTACCCCACTCACCCCCCCCGAGATTGAAGCAAAACTCACCCTCGCCCACCAAACCTTCCTGGATTTTCGCCAAACCCCTCTCCCCCAGCGGGCCCAACGCCTACACCGCGCCGCAGACCTGCTAGAGCAAAACCGCACCCAATACGCCCACCTCATCACCCTAGAGATGGGCAAAACCCTCCGCTCAGCCGTCGCCGAGGTCGAGAAATCCGCCGCAGGTTGCCGCTTCTACGCCGAACACGCCCAAGCCTTCCTCGCCGATGTCCCCGCGCCACTCCCCGGACGCGCCTTCGTCCGCTATCAGCCTCTAGGTCCGATCCTGGCGGTCATGCCCTGGAACTTTCCGTTCTGGCAAGTCTTCCGCTTTGCGGCCCCAGCGTTGATGGCAGGCAATGTCGGACTCTTGAAACACGCCTCCAATGTCCCCCAATGCGCCCTCGCTATCGAAGCAATTTTCCGAGAAGCAGGTTTTCCCCCAGGAGCTTTTCAAACCCTACTCATCGGTGCCGAACAAGTCGCCCAAGTCGTCGCCGATGACCGCATCCAAGCTGCGACCCTCACCGGCAGCGAACCGGCAGGGCGCAACCTCGCCCGCTTAGCCGGAGACCACCTCAAAAAAACCGTCCTCGAATTAGGCGGCAGTGACCCTTTTATCGTCCTGCCCTCCGCCGACCTCGAAGCAGCCCTGCGCTGGGCGGTCATCGCCCGCACAATGAATAATGGTCAGTCCTGCATCGCCGCCAAGCGCTTCATCTTGTCTGAAGCCATTGCGGATACTTTTATCGAAGGCATGGCTGAACGCTTCCGGGGGCTCAAAGTGGGCGACCCGATGGACCCCAATACCGACCTCGGCCCCCTGGCGACTCCCGAGATTCTGGAGGCACTAGACCAACAGGTGCAGGATTCCGTCCGGGCTGGGGCACGTTTAGTTGTAGGAGGCTACCGCTGGCCCGACCGTCCCGGCAACTTCTACCCGCCCACGGTGCTGACGGATATTCCACCCACCAATCGGGCGTATCACGAAGAACTTTTTGGCCCCGTAGCAGCAGTCTTCCGAGTCAAAAACCTGGAGGAAGCGATTCAGTTAGCCAATGACACCAATTTTGGTCTCGGGGCGAGTGCTTGGACCTGTGACCCGGACGAGCAAGAACGACTCATCGAGCACCTAGAGGCAGGGTCTGTGTTTATCAATGGTATCGTCAAGTCCGATCTGCGTCTGCCCTTCGGCGGCATCAAGCACTCGGGCTATGGGCGCGAGCTGAGCATTCAGGGAATACACGAATTTGTCAACGTCAAAACGGTGTGGGTGCAATGA
- a CDS encoding acetolactate synthase large subunit: protein MNTAELFVRCLENEGVEYIFGLPGEENLQFLEALQSSSIRFITTRHEQGAAFMADVYGRLTGRAGVCLSTLGPGATNLMTGVADANLDRAPLVAITGQVGTDRMHIESHQYLDLVAMFAPVTKWNAQIVRPSNTPEIVRKAFKIAQGEKPGAVHIDLPENIAAMDVVGTPLATGNGCRIFAAYASLDEAAQLISEAENPLILVGNGAIRAQASKALTEFATRLNIPVANTFMGKGVIPYQHPLALWAVGLQQRDYISCGFDRADLVIAIGYDLVEYSPKKWNPNGTTPIIHVSPDRAEVDSSYIPKVEVVGDISDSLEEILKRADRTGKAEPFALRLRDDIQADFLRYANDIGFPVKPQKIIYDLRQVMDSEDIVISDVGAHKMWIARHYHCDRPNTCLISNGFAAMGIAIPGALAAKLVHPKRKVVAVTGDGGFMMNVQELETAVRVGTPFVTLVFNDGGYGLIEWKQQIHFGRTAFNQFGNPDFVRLAESMGLKGYRIKRAEDLIPTLKTALEQAVPAVIDCPVDYRENMRFTQKVEELNCLL, encoded by the coding sequence ATGAATACCGCTGAATTATTCGTCCGCTGTCTAGAGAACGAAGGGGTTGAATATATCTTTGGCCTACCGGGCGAAGAAAATCTACAGTTTTTAGAAGCACTTCAATCTTCATCGATCCGCTTTATCACCACCCGCCATGAGCAGGGGGCGGCTTTTATGGCGGATGTCTACGGACGATTGACCGGGCGAGCGGGCGTTTGCCTCTCGACGCTAGGCCCTGGAGCCACCAACCTGATGACCGGGGTAGCTGACGCCAACCTCGACCGCGCTCCTTTGGTCGCCATAACCGGTCAGGTGGGCACCGATAGGATGCATATCGAATCGCACCAATATCTGGATCTAGTCGCCATGTTCGCCCCGGTGACGAAGTGGAACGCGCAGATCGTGCGCCCAAGCAACACCCCCGAAATCGTCCGCAAGGCCTTCAAAATCGCCCAAGGCGAGAAACCCGGAGCCGTCCACATCGACCTACCCGAGAATATCGCCGCCATGGATGTTGTCGGCACCCCCCTGGCGACCGGAAATGGCTGCCGTATCTTTGCCGCTTACGCCAGTCTGGATGAGGCTGCCCAACTCATCAGTGAAGCCGAGAATCCCCTGATCCTCGTCGGGAATGGAGCCATCCGCGCTCAGGCGAGCAAAGCCCTGACCGAATTTGCGACCCGCCTCAATATCCCGGTCGCCAATACGTTTATGGGCAAGGGCGTCATTCCCTATCAGCATCCGTTGGCGCTGTGGGCCGTGGGTTTGCAGCAGCGCGACTACATCAGTTGTGGTTTTGACCGGGCGGATCTGGTCATTGCCATCGGCTACGACCTCGTCGAGTACTCCCCCAAGAAGTGGAACCCGAACGGCACCACCCCGATCATCCATGTCAGCCCCGACCGCGCCGAAGTGGACAGCAGCTATATCCCCAAAGTGGAAGTGGTGGGCGACATCTCTGATTCCCTAGAGGAGATCCTCAAACGGGCCGACCGCACCGGCAAGGCTGAGCCTTTTGCCCTACGCCTGCGAGACGATATTCAGGCTGACTTCCTGCGCTACGCCAACGACATCGGCTTCCCGGTCAAGCCTCAGAAGATCATCTACGACCTGCGGCAGGTGATGGATTCGGAGGACATTGTCATCTCCGACGTGGGGGCGCACAAGATGTGGATAGCCCGCCACTACCACTGCGACCGGCCCAACACCTGTCTTATCTCTAACGGCTTTGCCGCCATGGGCATCGCGATCCCCGGAGCACTAGCCGCCAAACTGGTCCACCCCAAGCGCAAGGTCGTGGCGGTGACCGGAGACGGGGGCTTCATGATGAATGTGCAGGAACTGGAAACCGCTGTGCGGGTGGGCACGCCTTTTGTCACCTTGGTCTTTAACGACGGAGGCTATGGGCTGATTGAGTGGAAGCAGCAGATCCACTTCGGGCGGACCGCCTTCAATCAATTCGGCAACCCCGACTTCGTAAGACTAGCCGAGAGCATGGGTCTCAAAGGCTACCGTATCAAGCGCGCCGAAGACCTCATCCCCACGCTCAAAACCGCCTTAGAGCAAGCTGTCCCCGCAGTCATCGACTGCCCTGTAGACTACCGCGAGAACATGCGCTTCACCCAAAAAGTCGAAGAGCTGAACTGTCTGCTCTAG
- a CDS encoding Rad52/Rad22 family DNA repair protein — MNILNRTPSKSLPPQRLPANIHALSPWAEEFPPGPVRVRAFAEIMADLSRPVPPRLIRTRQQDGATIPYIPWHTINHLLDHYAPGWEGKISEIRFSNDRIYVVYALTIHASDCSVTRMATGTELLKGTDRQGKPREIAFGDPSSNAESQAFRRAAARFGLGLHLYEKGHGG; from the coding sequence ATGAATATCCTGAACCGCACCCCTTCTAAATCCTTGCCGCCGCAGCGTCTACCTGCAAATATCCACGCCCTGTCCCCTTGGGCGGAGGAATTTCCCCCAGGTCCGGTTCGGGTGCGGGCGTTTGCCGAGATTATGGCGGATTTGTCCCGCCCGGTCCCGCCCCGATTGATCCGCACCCGGCAACAGGACGGGGCGACGATCCCCTATATCCCCTGGCACACGATCAACCACCTGCTAGACCACTACGCTCCCGGTTGGGAAGGGAAGATCTCCGAGATCCGCTTTAGCAATGACCGTATCTATGTGGTTTATGCGCTGACGATCCATGCCAGTGATTGCAGCGTGACCCGCATGGCTACGGGGACGGAGTTACTCAAGGGTACAGACCGGCAGGGTAAGCCCCGCGAAATTGCTTTTGGCGACCCGAGTTCGAACGCAGAGAGTCAGGCGTTTCGTAGGGCAGCAGCGCGGTTTGGGTTGGGGCTGCATCTCTATGAGAAGGGCCATGGGGGATGA
- a CDS encoding DUF4912 domain-containing protein, which translates to MSENNAPLEDLTLRQLRLVAQRYRVSRYSRMTKQELLENILVAQAQLFAKSERLFPLGSQEEVEKAKFQTGTTALAELSDVDGDLGELPGGYGESRIVLLPRDPQWAYAYWDIPNSHKEELRRAGGQQLLLRLYDVTNVYFNGYNAHTMIEFPCDELAREWYVPMPVSDRDFLLEIGYKTASGNWLILARSAPVRVPPMYPSDWVDDLFVSIPFSLSLQGKSFAPYVPPVASISAAPGVIPAAAATAKPGADPTAGPILHDAVYNYVAGFEAQAGSVPGVGVHGWESGIGVSGAGLLAEVKQVPLPSVSLFSGLFSAEFYSAQYYSAQYGSEQYGERKRGFWLVADAEVIFYGATEPDATVTVAGEPVQLNPDGTFRFHYHFPDGLREAPIVAVAADGEQTRSITMRFLRQTPERNTNPKEAIVLQPY; encoded by the coding sequence GTGTCTGAAAATAACGCGCCCCTGGAAGACTTAACGCTCCGCCAACTCCGGCTGGTGGCCCAGCGGTACCGGGTTTCCCGTTACAGCCGCATGACCAAGCAGGAACTGCTGGAGAATATCCTGGTGGCCCAAGCCCAACTGTTCGCTAAGAGCGAGCGCCTCTTCCCCTTGGGCTCCCAAGAAGAAGTGGAGAAGGCCAAGTTCCAGACTGGCACTACAGCCCTAGCAGAACTGTCTGATGTGGATGGCGACCTCGGCGAACTGCCTGGAGGCTATGGAGAAAGCCGGATCGTCCTGCTCCCTCGCGACCCTCAATGGGCCTACGCCTATTGGGACATCCCCAACAGCCACAAAGAAGAACTGCGCCGCGCTGGGGGCCAACAGTTGCTTCTGCGCCTCTACGACGTGACCAACGTCTACTTCAATGGCTACAACGCCCATACCATGATTGAGTTTCCCTGCGACGAACTGGCGCGGGAGTGGTATGTGCCCATGCCAGTCAGTGACCGCGACTTCCTCCTCGAAATCGGTTATAAGACCGCTAGCGGGAACTGGCTCATCCTCGCTCGCTCTGCCCCTGTGCGTGTTCCACCCATGTATCCTTCCGACTGGGTGGATGATCTGTTCGTCTCCATTCCTTTTTCTCTGAGCCTCCAAGGCAAGTCTTTTGCGCCCTATGTCCCGCCGGTCGCGAGTATAAGTGCTGCTCCCGGAGTGATTCCTGCCGCTGCTGCTACGGCCAAGCCTGGAGCAGATCCGACGGCTGGACCTATACTCCACGACGCAGTCTACAACTATGTGGCGGGCTTCGAGGCGCAGGCGGGCTCTGTCCCCGGAGTCGGGGTCCACGGCTGGGAGTCGGGTATCGGGGTGTCAGGCGCGGGTCTGTTGGCTGAGGTCAAGCAGGTGCCCCTGCCCTCTGTTTCTCTGTTTAGCGGCCTTTTCTCGGCGGAGTTCTACTCGGCTCAGTACTACTCAGCCCAATATGGCTCCGAGCAGTACGGCGAACGCAAGCGGGGCTTTTGGCTGGTGGCTGACGCAGAAGTAATTTTTTACGGAGCAACTGAGCCTGACGCCACAGTGACGGTGGCCGGGGAGCCCGTCCAGCTCAACCCGGACGGCACCTTCCGTTTCCACTACCACTTTCCCGATGGCCTGCGCGAAGCACCCATCGTGGCTGTGGCTGCCGATGGCGAACAGACCCGCTCGATCACGATGCGCTTCTTGCGCCAGACCCCAGAGCGCAACACCAATCCCAAAGAAGCAATCGTCCTCCAGCCCTACTAG